GGTCCTGGTCGCCGCTGCGCAACTTGGCGATGAGGTGGTAATTGGTGAGGCCGTTCTCCAATTCATAGCGCCCCGGTTTTACCAATTGCGGGTACTTCATCCACTTGGCCATAAACCGGAAGGACAGTTTGTCAATGATCACCTTTTTGGCTTCAATGGAATCCATGGCCTGCTCATAGGTGGCGCCGCGCGGAATGAGCACATACACGGGTTCGCCTTTATTTTCTACGTTGGGCGTGTACACAATCTGGTACACGTAGTAAGAGAAACACACAAACAGGAACATTAACAGCACCAGCGCATAGGTCCATTTGCTGGTTTTCTTGGGCGTGCGCGACCGTCTGGGGCCGGGCGTAACGGGTGTATTCATTTCTGACATAGAAGGCAAAGGTACTAATTTAATGACTGAATGAGTGAACGCATGAAGGCGTGAATGCTGAAAATGCGCCGGAAGGAATGACCAGATGCGTGAAGGTTTGAAGTTGGCTGCTCTTTCCTTTCAGTGATTGCCCCTTGGCATTTCCGTACCTCATCCATATCGTTTTCCGGCTCAATTACAGAAACGAGGCCGAAAACGGAAAATTTGATTTGCGCGTAAGCAAAAGCGAGTGCTTTTTGTTCGTTCTTTGACGCCAACTTACAACTTAAGTTAAAACATAAGCACCTTCACTCATTCGCTCATTCAAAAACTCACCCCTAATCCCCATGGCACAGGCAACGTTTCTCCGCATTCACCCAGACAATCCTCAGCAGAAAGCCATCATGCAGGCGGTAGAGGTGCTCAAGAAAGGCGGTTTGGTGATTTACCCCACAGACACCATTTACGGCCTGGGCTGCGATCTGCACAACGCGCGCGCCGTGGAGCGGCTCTGCCAGATCAGAGGCATCAACCCGGCCAAGGCGCACCTGTCGTTTATCTGCCATGACCTCACGCACATCTCAGACTACGCCAAAATCTCCACGCAGACCTACAAAATCATGAAGAAGGCGCTGCCGGGGCCGTTCACGTTTGTGCTGGAAGCCAGCGGCAAGGTGCCCAAGATTGGCGGCAAACGCAAAGACACCGTGGGCATACGCGTGCCCGACAATAGAATTGCCTTAAACCTGGTGGAAGAACTGGGCAACCCCATCATCTCCACCTCTATTCATGACGAAGACGAAGTAGTGGAATACACCACAGACCCGGAACTGATCTATGAGAAGTACCGAAACCTGGTGGACCTGGTCATTGATGGCGGCTACGGCAACAACATTGCCTCTACGGTGGTGAACTGTGAAAATGACGAGTTTGAGGTGCTGCGCCAAGGCGCCGGCGACTTGGAAGAATATCTGTAGTTGATTTCTGAGTCTGAAATGCGTTTTTGGCTTCGTTTCTAAAAATGAGCCCGAAAACGCAAGCCTCAAGACTCAGGACTAGCGGCGGCAGGCCGCTTATGCTTCCAGCGTTTGTGGGACCACAGGTATTCGGCGGGGTATTGGGTAATCCAGCGTTCCAGGCGGGCGGCAAAAAGCTCCGTAAGCGGAAAACCTTCCACATCGGATTTGGAAGTGGGCGGCTCCATCAGTTCCTGGAATTCCACCACGTACTTGCCCCGGCCTTCATGGCGCATGCCCACAAAAAACGTGGGGTATCCAAACGAGGTCCTGAGTTTATCGGCGCCCACGTAAAACGGGGTGTCCTGGTGCAGAAAATGGGTCCAGAACTGAATATGGCCGTGCGGCGGCACCTGGTCAGACAGCAAAGACAACACCCGCGTCTGTCCGCGGTGCCGGAGCAAGTGGCGCAAGGTGTCTTTCATGGGCACCAACGTGATCCCGAAGCGGCTGCGCAGATGGAACATGAATACCTCAAAAAACGAGCTGGCCAGCGGCTTGTACACGCCGTCAACCGGCACCGGCACCACCGCATTCCCCGCCGCCGACATGTATTCCCAATTGCCCAGGTGCGCGCCCAGCAACATCACAGACTGCCCGTTCTCCAGGTAAGCATTGAATTCGGCAAGGCCCCGTATCTCCACCCTTTTCTCCAATTCTTTGGCCGAGATGGAAACCAGCTTTAACGTCTCCAGCAAAATGTCTGAGAGGTTTCTGAAAAACTGTTTCTCAATGGCCAGGCGCTGCTGCGCGGAGTACTGTGGAAAGGAGTTGGCCAGGTTCTGCCGCACCACTTTCTTCCGGTACCCCACCACGTAATACACCACCCCGTACAGCACCGAGGACAGCGCATAAATCAGCCAGAACGGCAGCAATGACACGCCCTTCAGCAGCCACCAAAGCGGGTAATGCCCGGGCTGTAGTGCAGGCGTTTTCTTAGTATAGGCAGGTGGGTTCTTGATAGAAATAGTTCTTAATGGCAGTGGTGACAAAGGTCTTGGCGAACGCACCAGAACCAATTCCCAAAACTACGGATTTATGGTTTCTAACGCATCATTATTAGGTGCCGAATCCTTGTTTTCCGAAGCCTTGAAAAAACCGGCCAGAATTTCATAGGATCTTTTGCGCGCCTCCTGGTCATAGATATGCGAGGCCACCATGAGTTCATCCACGCCGGTTTCCTCCACAAAGGCTTGCATTTCCTCCTGCACCGTCTTGGCATCGCCTACAAAAGAGTACCGGAGCATCTGCTGAACGGCGTAGCGTTCCTGATCATCCCAGAGCCCGTCCATGGATTTCACCGGCGGCTGCATGGTCTTGCCTGTGCCGCGCACCACGTTTATAAACGACTGGTACATGGTGGTGGACAGGAACAGGGCTTCCTGGGTGGTATCTGCCGCCACCGCGTTCACGCAGGCAATGGCATACGGCTTTTTCAAGTCACCTATGGCCTGAAAACTCTCGCGGTACATGTGCAAGGCCGCCTTTAAATGCGAAGGCGCGAAATGGCTGGCGAACGCGTACGGCAAGCCCAGGATACCGGCCAATTGCGCGCCAAACGTGCTGGAGCCCAAAATGTACATCGGCACATTAGTACCTTCCCCAGGCACGGCCCGCACGCGCGCTCCTTTTTCCGGTGGACCTAAAAACGTCTTCACCTCCATCACATTCTGCGGAAAATCTTCCACGGAGCCTCTTAAATCGCGGCGCAGCGCGTGGGCGGTTACTTGGTCGGTGCCCGGGGCGCGGCCCAGGCCCAGCTCAATCCGGTTGGGGTACAAAGTAGCCAACGTCCCGAACTGCTCTGCCACCACCAGCGGCGCGTGGTTGGGTAACATGATACCGCCGGAGCCAACTTTGATACTTTTGGTGGCGCCGGCCACGTGCCCAATCAACACCACTGTGGCCGAGCTGGCGATGCCGGCCATGTTGTGGTGCTCGGCCATCCAGTAGCGGGCGTAGCCCAGGCGTTCCACGTGGCGGGCCAGGTCCACGGTATTGGCAAAAGAGTCGGCGGCGGTTTTCCCGTCTAGGATGGGCACCAGGTCCAGCACCGAAACAGGTATATCAGAAAGTTTTTTGGTTGTCATGGTTTTATCTCTCTTTGATTTTCTCTTGTACGAGCAATCCTTGAAAAGGCAAAGTACGCCCATTAAGTTCGGGTCCGGCTGGTTTTCCCCGTTTCCTTCATGATACCGGGTTGCCGTTTTTGGGCTCTGATCTGCAAATGAAGGCAAAACCGAGACCACCCCCAGCCCCTCCTAAAACAGAAATAGCCCCACCCCCAGCCCCTCCCCAATGGAGAGGGGAGTTTTGGGATTGTGTGGCAGAAGAGAGCCATACATGGTAAACAGGGCTTTACCTGGTCTCTACAGTTAGAAACCTATTTTCGGCTTTATTTGCAAAATAGAGCCTAGAAACGGGATTGGCAGAGACACTCGTAGGAGCTTCGCACACTACGAGGTCTTTTGATCAGGCGTTTGTCGGGACCTCCACCGTAGAGACAAGGCATTGCCTGGTCTCTACAAAAACCTCTGCCGCAAGTTTAGGCGCAGCCGTAACTTGTGGCCCCCAACATGGTGAGTTTATCAACTCACGTAAGTTTGTAAACTTACAACGTGTTTAACCACAAGTTACGCTGTCGCTAAACTTGCGGTAGAGATGTTTCCTAGGAAAGGTTATTTTTCAGTTTCGCCTCCATTTCCAGTTTAGAGCCCGAAAACGCAAAAGTCCGGGTCCCTAAACGCAGACTGCGCTTGAACCCGCACCTTTTCCAGCCTTTCCATCGAGCGCCTAAGCAGGTTCCGTCGCCGGCAGGCGGGTGCCGAAGGCGCCAGGAAGCTGGTACAGCGCGAGAGGGGAAGGCGGGGCCTCGCGGCCGTGAGCGCTCGGAGCCCAGCTATGGAAAAGGCTGTCTTGTAAAACTCAGGAGTAAGCAGGCATTTGAAACGAAAGCAAACTGCATTCACAAAAGCAACAAAGAAGTAGTTAAGCAAGAATCTTCTTTAGATCCTTGGACAGGCTCAGGATGACAGTAGGCTCTCTTTAGGATTGCACCATATGACCATAAAAATCATTAAAAACCCGCCACCCTATTCAACAACCCAAATCTTTCCCTTACTTGCAGCGCAACACCCGCACCACCGCATGCACTTACTCACAGAACTCTACCATAATCCACCCATTGCCTATTTTCAGCAGGCGTTTACCGCAGACGCACTGGTGGTGGAGGCCCACGAACATTACCAGAAACAGAGTTACCGCAACCGCTACCACATTCTCACCTCGCAGGGCGTGCAGCCGTTGACCGTGCCGGTGCTCAAAGGCAACAGCAAAGTACTGGTCACCGACCTGCAGATTGACTACAGCCAAGGCTGGGTGGGAAACCATTGGCGCACGCTCCAGAGCGCCTACGGCAACGCCCCGTTTTTTGAGTTTTACGCAGACTACCTAAAGGCCGAGTATGATAAAAAACCTGCGCACCTTTTTGAGCTGAACCTTGCGTTGTTTAAACTTTTCAGTAAATTCCTGAAGCTAAACAAACCCCTAACCCTCACACAAACGTATGTACACGCATACGAGGAACCGGTTCTGGATTGGCGCGGGAAACTTCACCCCAAGAAGGAGCCTGACATTTTGCGCCTCCCACCCTACCGCCAGGTGTTTGGCAAACAATTTGCATCAAATCTGAGTATACTGGACTTGTTGTTCAACCTTGGCCCAGAGGCATCTTTTTACGTACAGAATCCGGCGGCTTTCTGTTGAACATTTGCCCCACTCAGCTTGTTTTAATACAGTGTTCGCCACGGCAACAAGAAGTTGCAGCAGACGCACAACAACCATTTACTAGACTAGACTACATGGAAGCCAAATTCTCAAATAGAGTGAAAGAGGTCATCTCTCTCAGTCGTGAGGAAGCCATACGCCTGGGCCATGACTACATTGGCACTGAGCACTTGCTTCTGGGCATGATCAGAGAGGGCGAAGGCACCGCAATCGCTCTGCTTAAAAAACTGGGGGTGCCCATGGAGGAACTCAAGTACGCGCTTGAGCAGGCCACCAAAAACACCGCCAGCCCCAACACCAACATTACCGGCAGCATACCGCTGACCAAACAGACGGAGAAGGTCCTGAAAATAACGTACCTGGAGGCCAAAATCTTCAAGTCAGACATCATAGGCACAGAACACCTGTTGCTGTCTATTTTGCGGGATGAGGATAATATTTCATCGCAAACCTTAGCCAAATTCAACGTGAACTATGAAGCCATCCGGGATTCGTTAGACTACCACGCTAACAACCCACTCGCCTCCTCAGATACCGACGACAACGACGACAACGACAAACTCTTCGGTTCCTCTGCCTCTAAAGGCAGCGCCGGTTCCGCCGCCAAGAAAGGCGCCGAGAAATCGCGCACTCCGGTGCTGGACAACTTCGGACGTGACCTGACCAAGTTAGCCGAAGAAGGAAAACTAGACCCAATTGTTGGTCGTGAGAAAGAGATTGAGCGTGTGGCGCAGGTCTTGAGCCGCCGTAAGAAAAATAACCCAATTCTGATTGGTGAACCAGGAGTAGGTAAAACGGCTATCGCCGAAGGTCTGGCCCTGCGCATCATTCAGAAGAAAGTATCTAGAGTGCTGTTCGGCAAGCGCGTGG
This region of Rufibacter sp. LB8 genomic DNA includes:
- a CDS encoding L-threonylcarbamoyladenylate synthase codes for the protein MAQATFLRIHPDNPQQKAIMQAVEVLKKGGLVIYPTDTIYGLGCDLHNARAVERLCQIRGINPAKAHLSFICHDLTHISDYAKISTQTYKIMKKALPGPFTFVLEASGKVPKIGGKRKDTVGIRVPDNRIALNLVEELGNPIISTSIHDEDEVVEYTTDPELIYEKYRNLVDLVIDGGYGNNIASTVVNCENDEFEVLRQGAGDLEEYL
- a CDS encoding WbqC family protein, whose protein sequence is MHLLTELYHNPPIAYFQQAFTADALVVEAHEHYQKQSYRNRYHILTSQGVQPLTVPVLKGNSKVLVTDLQIDYSQGWVGNHWRTLQSAYGNAPFFEFYADYLKAEYDKKPAHLFELNLALFKLFSKFLKLNKPLTLTQTYVHAYEEPVLDWRGKLHPKKEPDILRLPPYRQVFGKQFASNLSILDLLFNLGPEASFYVQNPAAFC
- a CDS encoding LLM class flavin-dependent oxidoreductase, giving the protein MTTKKLSDIPVSVLDLVPILDGKTAADSFANTVDLARHVERLGYARYWMAEHHNMAGIASSATVVLIGHVAGATKSIKVGSGGIMLPNHAPLVVAEQFGTLATLYPNRIELGLGRAPGTDQVTAHALRRDLRGSVEDFPQNVMEVKTFLGPPEKGARVRAVPGEGTNVPMYILGSSTFGAQLAGILGLPYAFASHFAPSHLKAALHMYRESFQAIGDLKKPYAIACVNAVAADTTQEALFLSTTMYQSFINVVRGTGKTMQPPVKSMDGLWDDQERYAVQQMLRYSFVGDAKTVQEEMQAFVEETGVDELMVASHIYDQEARKRSYEILAGFFKASENKDSAPNNDALETINP
- a CDS encoding lysophospholipid acyltransferase family protein, which codes for MSPLPLRTISIKNPPAYTKKTPALQPGHYPLWWLLKGVSLLPFWLIYALSSVLYGVVYYVVGYRKKVVRQNLANSFPQYSAQQRLAIEKQFFRNLSDILLETLKLVSISAKELEKRVEIRGLAEFNAYLENGQSVMLLGAHLGNWEYMSAAGNAVVPVPVDGVYKPLASSFFEVFMFHLRSRFGITLVPMKDTLRHLLRHRGQTRVLSLLSDQVPPHGHIQFWTHFLHQDTPFYVGADKLRTSFGYPTFFVGMRHEGRGKYVVEFQELMEPPTSKSDVEGFPLTELFAARLERWITQYPAEYLWSHKRWKHKRPAAASPES